In Geobacillus kaustophilus, a genomic segment contains:
- a CDS encoding dipeptidase has translation MIFDAHCDVLMKLWQDRSLSFYDGASLHVTLSGMAEAGVKVQCFAVYIPETVPEEARFTVALEMVDIFFARVIEAFPSMKFVRTKHDIASLKEGEIGAMLTLEGCDAIGSNLVKLKTLLRLGVASVGLTWNFPNAVADGAWEKRGAGLTAFGRQVVELLNEAKRWVDVSHLSEKAFWDVIEMARFPIASHSNAYRLCPHPRNLTDEQINALIEKDGMIGVNFVPYFLTMDKNEATIADVLRHLDHICALGGEQNVGFGSDFDGITETVAGLGTAREYARLVNELYKHYSAEQAARFLFGNFYAHLPE, from the coding sequence ATGATCTTTGATGCCCATTGTGATGTGTTGATGAAGTTATGGCAAGATCGGTCTCTGTCGTTTTACGACGGAGCTTCCCTTCACGTCACTCTTTCTGGGATGGCGGAAGCAGGGGTGAAAGTGCAATGCTTTGCCGTCTACATACCGGAAACAGTGCCAGAGGAAGCTCGGTTCACTGTGGCGCTCGAGATGGTGGACATCTTCTTTGCCCGTGTGATCGAAGCGTTTCCATCCATGAAGTTCGTGCGGACCAAACATGATATCGCTTCCTTGAAAGAAGGGGAGATCGGCGCCATGTTGACGCTGGAAGGGTGCGATGCGATCGGCTCGAACCTTGTCAAGCTGAAGACGCTTCTTCGGCTTGGCGTTGCTTCCGTCGGATTAACGTGGAACTTTCCGAACGCCGTCGCCGATGGGGCATGGGAGAAGCGCGGGGCTGGGTTGACGGCGTTTGGCCGGCAAGTCGTGGAACTGCTGAATGAAGCGAAACGATGGGTCGATGTGTCCCACTTATCGGAGAAAGCGTTTTGGGATGTCATCGAGATGGCTCGGTTTCCCATTGCTTCCCATTCCAACGCTTATCGTCTATGCCCGCACCCGCGGAACTTAACCGATGAACAAATCAACGCGCTGATTGAAAAAGACGGCATGATCGGCGTGAATTTCGTTCCGTATTTTTTGACGATGGACAAAAACGAGGCCACGATCGCCGATGTGCTTCGTCATCTCGACCATATATGCGCGCTCGGAGGGGAACAAAACGTCGGGTTCGGCTCCGACTTCGATGGCATAACGGAGACGGTCGCGGGCCTTGGAACGGCAAGGGAATATGCGAGGCTTGTCAACGAGTTGTACAAGCATTACTCCGCCGAGCAGGCGGCCCGATTTTTATTCGGCAACTTCTACGCCCATTTGCCGGAGTGA